Proteins from one bacterium genomic window:
- a CDS encoding DNA-directed RNA polymerase subunit alpha: protein MHWKGINKPKGFVTQEATQFYGRFTAEPFERGFGVTIGNSLRRVLLSSLKGWSVTAVEIEGAQHQFSAVPGVVEDATEIILNIRKLRAKLSVFHPKVVYLSAKGPRKVTAADIKPDPDVELLSPDIHIAELDEGAKLNLAIRIEYGRGYVPAEQHVLDDLPEGWIAVDSVFSPITKVDFRVQNVLHLQRADYDRLLLEVWTDGSIDPLDATAHASKILKDIFLNFITFEEPAEPEEEEKREEKIEINPNLKKSIEELDLGSRPMNCLRATKIVSVAQLVSKTDQELLKLENFGKESLREVKKVLAELDLGLSQDLSQIEELEPYLQAGQGAEEELEEDGPPEKAEPNKEAKAGKAKPRKRAPSTSKSKQPDAKQEEPQEEEESQEKQQQAASPPKKKRARTPQKKEAPAVAASPESQEGEQGEESK, encoded by the coding sequence CACGGCGGAGCCTTTTGAACGCGGGTTTGGAGTTACCATTGGCAACTCGCTCAGAAGGGTGCTTCTGTCCTCCTTGAAGGGGTGGTCGGTAACGGCCGTCGAGATAGAGGGCGCTCAGCATCAATTCTCGGCTGTGCCGGGCGTAGTGGAGGACGCGACAGAGATAATCCTGAACATTAGGAAATTGAGGGCGAAGCTCTCGGTGTTTCACCCCAAGGTGGTTTACTTAAGCGCCAAAGGCCCCCGGAAAGTGACAGCTGCGGACATAAAGCCTGACCCTGACGTGGAGCTGCTCAGCCCTGATATCCACATCGCGGAGCTGGACGAGGGAGCTAAGCTTAACCTTGCCATAAGAATCGAATATGGCCGCGGATACGTGCCCGCTGAGCAGCACGTTCTTGATGATCTGCCAGAGGGTTGGATAGCCGTTGATTCAGTTTTCTCGCCAATCACGAAGGTCGATTTCAGGGTTCAGAACGTTCTGCATCTTCAACGCGCCGACTATGACCGGCTTCTTCTTGAGGTCTGGACAGACGGAAGCATCGACCCGCTTGATGCAACTGCGCACGCCTCGAAGATACTGAAGGACATCTTTTTGAACTTCATTACGTTTGAGGAGCCGGCGGAACCTGAGGAGGAGGAGAAGAGGGAGGAGAAGATTGAGATCAATCCGAATTTGAAGAAGAGCATCGAGGAACTGGACCTCGGGTCGAGGCCGATGAATTGCTTGCGGGCGACCAAGATTGTTTCTGTGGCTCAGCTAGTAAGCAAGACAGACCAGGAACTTTTGAAGTTGGAGAACTTTGGCAAGGAGTCGCTTCGGGAGGTTAAGAAGGTCTTGGCAGAGCTGGACCTTGGCTTGAGCCAGGACCTGAGTCAGATCGAGGAGCTAGAACCGTATCTGCAAGCAGGGCAAGGTGCGGAGGAAGAGCTGGAAGAAGACGGACCGCCGGAGAAGGCCGAGCCGAACAAGGAAGCTAAGGCGGGAAAGGCAAAACCCCGGAAGCGGGCGCCCAGCACCAGTAAGTCCAAACAGCCGGACGCCAAACAGGAGGAGCCTCAGGAGGAGGAGGAGTCGCAGGAAAAACAGCAGCAGGCAGCCTCACCTCCCAAGAAAAAGCGGGCAAGGACGCCGCAAAAGAAGGAAGCTCCAGCGGTTGCGGCTAGCCCTGAGAGTCAAGAAGGTGAACAGGGAGAAGAGAGCAAATGA
- the rplQ gene encoding 50S ribosomal protein L17 encodes MRHRVSGRKLSRDTAHRTALLRNLATALFRHERICTTLAKAKETRRFSERLITLGKKDSLHAKRLAARHISDKAVHKKLFTEIAPRFVDRPGGYTRMFKLGRRQGDSASMALIELVERAPEEKAKKKAKK; translated from the coding sequence ATGAGGCACAGGGTCTCTGGGAGGAAGCTTAGTAGAGATACCGCGCATAGGACAGCGCTATTGCGCAATCTTGCGACTGCGCTGTTCAGGCATGAGCGGATATGCACCACACTGGCCAAGGCAAAAGAGACGCGCCGTTTCTCTGAGCGCCTCATAACTCTTGGCAAGAAGGACAGCTTGCACGCTAAGCGGCTCGCAGCGAGGCATATCTCGGACAAGGCTGTGCACAAGAAGCTGTTCACCGAGATAGCGCCCAGGTTTGTGGACCGCCCAGGCGGCTACACGAGGATGTTCAAACTTGGCCGCCGGCAGGGCGATAGCGCCAGCATGGCTCTTATTGAGCTTGTTGAGAGGGCGCCCGAGGAGAAGGCCAAGAAGAAGGCTAAGAAGTAG
- a CDS encoding Gfo/Idh/MocA family oxidoreductase, with product MINIGCVGSGAWGRNLVRTFAALPRCKLLYCCDVDPEVRRGVAKAYPSCKATASFADVLRDDAVDAVAIASPAKLHYEQARAALLSGKHVFVEKPMSLASRDAESLIELSEGRGLTLMVGHLLLYHPAITRLKELIRAGELGEVYYLYSQRTNLGRVRSDESALWSFAPHDLSVAMYLLDEEPTSVSADGQAYLQSGIEDVVFLTLHFPGGKMAHVQVSWLDPHKVRRLTVVGSEKMVVFDDVESMEKLKIYDKGVRLPSYDSYGDSITVRFGDIYSPRIDVKEPLGIECEHFLSCVESGDRPLTDGRDGLRVVRVLERADQALRQ from the coding sequence GTGATAAACATAGGGTGCGTTGGCTCTGGGGCGTGGGGAAGGAACCTTGTGCGCACGTTTGCCGCCCTTCCGCGCTGCAAGCTGCTTTACTGCTGCGACGTCGATCCTGAAGTCCGGCGAGGAGTAGCGAAAGCATATCCCAGCTGTAAGGCAACGGCGTCATTTGCTGACGTTCTACGGGATGATGCGGTTGATGCTGTCGCCATTGCATCGCCGGCCAAACTGCACTACGAGCAAGCAAGGGCTGCGCTTCTTTCTGGCAAGCATGTCTTTGTCGAGAAGCCGATGTCGCTCGCCTCACGCGATGCTGAGAGCCTAATCGAGCTTTCAGAGGGCAGAGGTCTTACGCTGATGGTTGGCCACCTTCTGCTCTATCATCCGGCAATTACGAGGTTGAAGGAGCTCATTCGGGCTGGGGAGCTGGGCGAGGTCTATTATCTTTATTCCCAGCGGACGAACCTCGGCAGGGTCCGGTCGGACGAGAGCGCGCTTTGGAGCTTCGCACCGCACGATCTCTCCGTTGCGATGTATCTTTTGGACGAAGAGCCTACAAGTGTCTCAGCGGACGGTCAGGCCTACTTGCAGTCGGGGATTGAGGACGTTGTGTTTCTGACGCTTCACTTCCCAGGCGGCAAGATGGCACACGTCCAGGTCAGCTGGCTGGACCCGCACAAGGTGAGGCGCTTGACGGTTGTGGGCAGCGAGAAGATGGTTGTGTTTGACGATGTTGAGTCGATGGAGAAGCTGAAGATATATGATAAGGGCGTCAGGTTGCCGTCTTATGATTCCTACGGGGACTCGATTACGGTGCGGTTCGGGGACATCTACTCGCCTAGGATAGATGTTAAGGAGCCGCTTGGAATAGAATGCGAGCATTTCCTAAGTTGCGTGGAGTCGGGCGACAGGCCGCTCACAGACGGAAGAGACGGTCTGAGGGTTGTCAGAGTGCTTGAGAGGGCAGATCAGGCGTTGAGGCAATGA
- a CDS encoding DapH/DapD/GlmU-related protein, which yields MTEEMTARQKGYFVHETSAVDPGSEIGEGTQVWHFSHIMAGAKIGKRCKLGQNVFVAKGAVLGDNCKIQNNVSLYEGVILEDDVFCGPSMVFTNVKTPRSAVVRNTSSDYIRTIVKRGASIGANATVICGVTIGRHAFVGAGSVVSRDVPDYALVYGVPAVVKGWACECGVRLVFSSDCEARCPECGREYVIEGRTVRRR from the coding sequence ATGACAGAGGAGATGACGGCGCGGCAGAAGGGCTATTTCGTTCACGAGACGTCGGCTGTGGACCCCGGGTCCGAGATAGGCGAGGGCACACAGGTCTGGCACTTCTCACACATAATGGCCGGAGCCAAGATTGGGAAGCGCTGCAAGCTGGGACAGAACGTTTTTGTGGCGAAAGGCGCTGTTCTTGGCGACAACTGCAAGATTCAGAATAATGTGTCGCTTTACGAGGGGGTTATTCTCGAGGACGACGTGTTCTGCGGGCCATCGATGGTTTTCACGAACGTCAAGACGCCCAGATCGGCGGTCGTGCGTAACACGAGCAGCGACTATATTCGGACGATTGTAAAGAGAGGCGCCTCGATCGGGGCGAACGCCACGGTCATCTGCGGGGTTACGATTGGCCGCCATGCTTTTGTCGGGGCAGGGTCGGTTGTGAGTCGGGACGTGCCCGATTATGCGCTGGTTTATGGCGTGCCGGCGGTTGTGAAGGGTTGGGCCTGCGAGTGCGGCGTGCGGCTTGTCTTCTCAAGCGATTGTGAGGCTCGATGTCCCGAGTGTGGGCGCGAATACGTAATTGAAGGAAGGACAGTGAGGAGGCGATAG
- a CDS encoding DegT/DnrJ/EryC1/StrS family aminotransferase, whose translation MQVPLLDLKPQFAKIRDEVKQAIDRVLETQVFVLGPEVQKLEQEVSEYSGAKFGVGCASGTDSILLSLMAAGVSLGDEVITTPYTFFSTAGSISRVGAIPVFVDIDAETYNIDPSLIESRITPRTKALIPVHLFGQCADMGPILEIADEHGLYVIEDAAQSIGSKTKLDGAWAAAGAMGHLGCFSFFPSKNLGAYGDGGMVVTNDEGLAEKVRMLRAHGSKPKYHHSLIGANSRLDAIQAAVLRVKLKYLDGWSDARRQNAGFYDEAFAESGIESPKVRDGNRSIYNQYVIRTEARDRVMRYLKEHGVGCEVYYPVPLHLQKCYAFLGYNMGDFPESEAAARETLALPIYPELADEQLSYVVKCVLEGLK comes from the coding sequence GTGCAGGTTCCACTGCTTGACCTAAAGCCACAGTTCGCGAAGATAAGGGATGAGGTCAAACAGGCCATAGACAGGGTTTTGGAGACGCAAGTGTTCGTGCTTGGCCCTGAAGTGCAGAAGCTCGAACAGGAGGTCTCCGAATACAGCGGAGCCAAGTTCGGCGTGGGGTGCGCCTCGGGAACGGACTCGATCCTTCTGAGCCTCATGGCGGCTGGCGTGTCGCTCGGGGATGAGGTGATAACCACGCCCTACACGTTCTTCTCCACGGCTGGCTCAATCTCTCGTGTCGGCGCCATCCCCGTATTCGTCGATATTGACGCAGAGACCTACAACATCGATCCCTCGCTGATCGAGTCCCGGATAACGCCCAGGACGAAGGCTCTCATCCCCGTCCACCTTTTCGGTCAGTGTGCCGACATGGGTCCCATTCTTGAGATCGCCGACGAGCACGGCCTTTATGTCATAGAGGATGCGGCGCAGTCGATCGGTTCAAAGACCAAGCTCGATGGCGCGTGGGCGGCTGCGGGTGCGATGGGTCATTTGGGTTGTTTCTCGTTTTTCCCGAGCAAGAACCTTGGCGCTTACGGGGACGGGGGGATGGTCGTGACCAACGATGAGGGCCTAGCCGAGAAGGTTCGGATGCTTCGCGCTCACGGCAGCAAGCCCAAATACCATCACAGTCTCATCGGCGCAAACAGCAGGCTGGACGCAATTCAGGCGGCAGTGCTAAGGGTTAAGCTGAAGTACCTCGATGGTTGGAGCGATGCTAGACGGCAAAACGCTGGGTTCTACGACGAGGCGTTTGCCGAAAGCGGGATCGAGAGCCCGAAGGTGCGCGATGGGAACCGTTCGATATACAACCAATATGTGATACGGACAGAGGCTCGGGATAGGGTGATGCGATACCTCAAGGAGCACGGTGTGGGGTGTGAGGTGTACTACCCTGTGCCGCTGCACTTGCAGAAGTGTTATGCATTTTTAGGATACAATATGGGCGATTTTCCAGAATCGGAGGCGGCGGCGCGTGAGACGCTCGCTCTGCCTATCTACCCTGAGCTTGCAGACGAGCAGCTGAGCTACGTTGTTAAATGTGTGTTGGAGGGGTTGAAGTGA
- a CDS encoding nucleotide sugar dehydrogenase translates to MCVGGVEVKDQLIARIKGRQARVGVVGLGYVGLPLVHEFSTQGFTVTGFDIDRRKVDMLNAGKSYIGHIPSEKIASHIQSGRFSATMDFDKLAETDCIIICVPTPLTAMKEPDLSYIEGTAKSIATRLRKGHLVVLESTTYPGTTREVVLPILTAHNDLEVGKDFFLAFSPEREDPANKKFSTGTIPKVVGGLTPNCTALADVLYSSIVQETVVVSSAEVAESTKLLENIYRSVNIALVNELKMLFTRMGIDVWEVIRAASTKPFGFHAFYPGPGLGGHCIPIDPFYLSWKAKEFDFATRFIELAGEVNTSVPYYVVERLTLALNERRKSVNGSKVLVLGVAYKPDVDDIRESPAMQIMELLMERGAEVSYNDPFIPELPMMRKYKIPKSSVELSAEALAEADCVLVVTDHSVYREKAQFIVDNASLVVDTRNATSAVKEHRERIVSA, encoded by the coding sequence ATGTGTGTTGGAGGGGTTGAAGTGAAGGATCAGCTGATTGCCAGAATAAAGGGCAGGCAAGCTAGGGTTGGGGTTGTTGGACTTGGATACGTCGGGCTGCCGCTTGTGCACGAGTTCTCCACTCAGGGCTTCACCGTAACGGGCTTTGACATAGACCGTCGCAAGGTTGACATGCTCAACGCGGGCAAGAGCTACATCGGGCACATACCGTCGGAGAAGATCGCGTCGCACATTCAGAGCGGCCGGTTCAGCGCGACTATGGATTTTGACAAGCTTGCGGAGACTGATTGTATTATTATTTGCGTCCCCACGCCGCTGACGGCGATGAAAGAGCCTGACCTATCCTACATCGAGGGCACGGCCAAGAGCATCGCGACACGTCTCAGGAAAGGGCATCTGGTTGTTTTGGAGAGCACAACTTATCCTGGCACCACGAGGGAAGTTGTCCTGCCGATACTCACGGCCCATAACGACCTAGAGGTGGGGAAGGACTTCTTTCTTGCCTTCTCGCCAGAGAGGGAGGACCCTGCTAACAAAAAATTCTCGACTGGGACGATCCCAAAGGTCGTTGGCGGGCTAACGCCGAATTGCACCGCGCTCGCGGACGTTCTTTATTCGTCAATTGTGCAGGAGACTGTTGTCGTGTCGTCCGCCGAGGTCGCAGAATCGACCAAACTATTGGAGAACATCTATCGGAGCGTGAACATAGCGCTCGTCAACGAGCTGAAGATGCTCTTCACGCGGATGGGTATCGACGTTTGGGAGGTTATTAGGGCGGCATCGACAAAGCCATTCGGCTTTCACGCCTTCTATCCGGGGCCAGGGCTGGGTGGGCACTGCATCCCGATTGACCCGTTCTACCTGTCTTGGAAGGCGAAGGAGTTTGATTTCGCCACGAGGTTCATCGAGCTAGCGGGCGAGGTGAACACGTCAGTGCCGTACTACGTGGTGGAGAGGCTGACGCTCGCTTTGAACGAGCGCAGAAAGAGCGTCAACGGCTCAAAGGTCCTGGTTCTTGGCGTCGCATACAAGCCGGACGTGGATGACATCAGAGAGTCACCAGCGATGCAGATAATGGAGCTGTTGATGGAGCGTGGGGCTGAAGTTTCCTACAACGATCCGTTCATTCCCGAGCTCCCGATGATGCGGAAATACAAAATCCCGAAGTCCTCCGTCGAGTTGAGCGCGGAGGCCCTCGCAGAGGCGGACTGCGTCCTGGTGGTTACAGACCACAGCGTCTATCGCGAAAAGGCCCAGTTCATTGTGGATAACGCCTCGCTTGTGGTCGATACTCGCAACGCGACGAGTGCCGTCAAGGAGCATCGGGAGCGGATAGTCTCTGCGTAG
- a CDS encoding ABC transporter ATP-binding protein, giving the protein MIQKLRLAFKLMWRHRLLTLAFVISASLRAGLIAVFFKLIQSFLKKALGASAAASSEGLWLKLAGVAGIILVCWIGRSAADYYAKVLQAELGRRVEMGLRLDLVEHLLKLSLGFFNRYSKAQILRAVNTDAASLRLLVHHTAGLVISSIQVGSLFVVALTLDPVLAMWGLIGLPFAIFPLMRIGSSIYKHAEESRFQGVTITNLLFQVLSGIRIVKVFQGEHREAKACHRSAMALLKASMGIVKRQSTAAVLLDSLSGFGIFFVIILGGMRVSAGKMDIPAFIIFIVALQVVLGSTRQILNVYSQIKIQSVAIDKIDMFLAEKPEIKDGKDAVALTAPPRTMQFQNVGYSYDSEPVLRNVSFTVKSGETIGIVGPSGVGKTTLLNLVARFFDPTEGRILLDRTDLRKIKVNDLMRNLAIVTQEPFLFQVSLMENIRYGRPDATDEEVRAAAQAANIHDDIASWPDGYDTVIGPTRADVSVGQKQRINIARAILKNAPILLLDEATSALDSKTERQVQESLDKLMQKCTTLVVAHRLSTLREADKILVLAKGTVEAFAPHEELLKTSPTYQELWKAQQRQTRQTSEQ; this is encoded by the coding sequence ATGATTCAGAAGCTGCGACTCGCGTTCAAGCTGATGTGGCGGCACCGTCTGCTGACGCTAGCGTTTGTCATCTCCGCGAGTCTCAGGGCCGGCTTGATTGCTGTGTTTTTCAAGCTGATACAGAGTTTCCTGAAAAAGGCCTTGGGCGCCTCGGCCGCGGCTAGCTCCGAGGGTCTCTGGCTGAAGCTGGCAGGCGTCGCCGGCATCATACTCGTCTGCTGGATCGGCCGCAGCGCGGCTGATTACTACGCGAAAGTGCTTCAGGCCGAGCTCGGCCGGCGGGTTGAGATGGGGCTGCGCCTCGATCTCGTTGAACACCTCTTGAAGCTCTCTCTTGGTTTTTTTAACCGTTATAGCAAGGCGCAGATACTACGCGCTGTGAACACCGATGCCGCCTCGCTAAGGCTGTTGGTGCACCACACCGCTGGGCTGGTCATTTCCTCGATTCAGGTTGGGAGTTTGTTCGTTGTGGCTCTCACACTCGACCCGGTTCTTGCGATGTGGGGCCTGATTGGCCTGCCATTTGCCATTTTTCCGTTGATGCGCATAGGGTCATCCATATACAAACATGCTGAGGAGAGCCGATTTCAGGGCGTAACGATAACAAACCTTCTGTTTCAGGTTCTCTCGGGGATAAGGATCGTCAAGGTTTTCCAGGGTGAGCATCGCGAGGCGAAAGCCTGCCATAGATCGGCAATGGCGCTCCTAAAGGCGTCGATGGGCATCGTGAAACGTCAGTCAACAGCCGCCGTCCTACTTGACAGTCTAAGCGGCTTCGGCATCTTTTTTGTCATCATACTTGGTGGGATGCGGGTGTCGGCCGGCAAGATGGACATCCCGGCCTTCATTATCTTCATCGTTGCGCTTCAGGTCGTTCTGGGCAGCACAAGGCAGATACTCAACGTCTATTCCCAGATTAAGATCCAGAGCGTTGCCATTGATAAAATAGACATGTTTCTCGCAGAAAAGCCCGAGATCAAGGACGGCAAGGACGCTGTGGCATTGACCGCACCTCCGCGAACAATGCAGTTTCAGAACGTAGGCTATTCTTACGATTCAGAACCTGTTCTGAGGAATGTTAGTTTCACCGTCAAGTCAGGTGAGACGATTGGCATCGTTGGGCCGTCTGGTGTTGGCAAGACAACACTGTTGAACCTTGTGGCGAGGTTTTTTGATCCCACAGAAGGGAGGATTCTCCTAGATAGGACAGACTTGAGAAAAATCAAGGTCAACGACTTGATGAGAAACCTCGCAATTGTTACTCAGGAGCCATTCCTGTTTCAGGTTTCACTGATGGAGAATATACGCTATGGCCGGCCTGACGCGACAGACGAGGAAGTCCGGGCCGCGGCCCAGGCTGCTAACATACATGACGACATAGCCTCGTGGCCAGATGGATATGACACGGTGATAGGCCCAACCAGGGCGGACGTGTCGGTCGGGCAGAAGCAGCGTATCAACATCGCAAGAGCAATCCTCAAAAACGCTCCGATATTGCTTCTGGACGAGGCGACGAGCGCGCTGGACTCCAAGACCGAAAGGCAGGTGCAAGAGTCGCTTGATAAGCTTATGCAGAAGTGCACCACCCTAGTCGTGGCGCATCGTCTCTCGACGCTTCGTGAGGCGGACAAGATACTTGTCCTTGCCAAGGGAACTGTTGAGGCGTTCGCGCCTCACGAGGAGCTTCTGAAGACGAGCCCGACGTACCAAGAGCTCTGGAAGGCACAGCAACGGCAGACGAGGCAAACCAGTGAGCAATAG
- a CDS encoding polysaccharide pyruvyl transferase family protein: protein MKLLKKAKIYWELGNPFKRRIAYIGWTGHENLGDEMLLEAYKRLFAGYHFMPLFHLSPGKKALYKRLTGREVFPAGCLGGGTLINRDKGYLREFARLVKECPTRFCLGTGVANPEFWAAGQKDWEDDLRAWVELLRQAQFVGVRGPMGAGVLKEAGLQNVEVVGDSALILARESYRTTAEEKLLGVNVGTSRGNVWGTEDEMLDRIAQVCRALRSRGWTILFLCVWPYDMDSITALAKLIGIHEPEIHLIATDVEHALDVCERCTTFIGMKLHSVVTALCAGVPSIMIEYRPKCRDFMASLNLQKYSFRSDALDVDHLVNLSEWLASNRTAVQDETRKRIIEFKQRLTDGASKIKEIIRPAS, encoded by the coding sequence ATGAAGCTACTAAAGAAGGCCAAAATATACTGGGAGCTGGGCAACCCGTTCAAACGCCGCATCGCTTATATCGGCTGGACTGGCCACGAGAACCTGGGCGACGAGATGCTGCTCGAGGCATACAAGCGGCTGTTCGCAGGTTACCATTTCATGCCGCTTTTTCACCTCTCGCCGGGCAAGAAAGCGCTATATAAAAGATTAACTGGCCGGGAAGTATTCCCCGCGGGCTGCCTCGGCGGGGGCACTCTAATAAACCGAGACAAAGGCTATCTCAGAGAGTTCGCCAGGCTAGTCAAGGAGTGTCCTACGAGATTCTGTCTGGGCACTGGCGTTGCCAATCCTGAGTTCTGGGCTGCGGGTCAAAAGGACTGGGAAGATGATCTCCGAGCGTGGGTTGAGCTGCTGCGACAGGCACAGTTCGTGGGGGTCCGCGGCCCGATGGGTGCCGGTGTTCTCAAGGAGGCTGGGCTGCAAAATGTGGAGGTCGTGGGCGATTCTGCCCTCATTTTGGCGAGGGAATCTTACCGCACAACGGCCGAGGAGAAGCTTCTCGGGGTCAATGTCGGCACCTCCCGCGGTAATGTGTGGGGGACAGAAGATGAGATGTTAGATAGAATCGCGCAAGTGTGCAGGGCTCTTCGCTCAAGGGGTTGGACAATCCTGTTCCTGTGCGTATGGCCTTATGACATGGATAGCATAACCGCACTGGCTAAACTGATCGGAATACACGAGCCCGAGATCCATCTCATCGCGACCGACGTAGAACATGCGCTCGACGTCTGTGAACGCTGCACCACGTTCATCGGAATGAAGCTTCACTCGGTCGTAACTGCTCTCTGTGCCGGGGTCCCCTCGATAATGATTGAGTATAGACCCAAGTGCCGGGATTTCATGGCCTCGCTCAACCTTCAGAAGTATTCCTTTCGTTCAGACGCGCTGGATGTCGATCACCTGGTCAACCTCTCTGAGTGGCTCGCCTCCAATCGAACTGCGGTTCAGGATGAGACGCGTAAGCGAATCATCGAGTTCAAGCAGCGACTGACGGATGGAGCTAGCAAGATCAAGGAGATCATCCGTCCGGCCTCCTAA
- a CDS encoding glycosyltransferase family 4 protein, with the protein MRRLLPYFGEGFDIVHLEDGWLAQELLDLILLKKALGVKVIVSFRGADLFVNSLFNADTCKTLLQVSDDVHFVSEALMLRARELGLSESRGRVILPGVDPAVFDRGCIPYPPPKDGTGSALRLLSVGRLDWGKGYEYGLKAASIVAQRGVKLRYDIVGGGTLRDALRYAVWQMGLEGAVQFHGDLPRDKILPLLRQTDIYLQSSVREGLPNTVLEAQSFKVPVVCTDAGGTAEALEEGVTGFVVPTRDPQALADRICELAGDEDLRVRMGAQGRKRVLAGFTLEQQAARFLEFYKEVANR; encoded by the coding sequence TTGCGAAGGCTCCTTCCCTATTTCGGCGAGGGCTTCGATATTGTGCACCTCGAGGATGGTTGGCTTGCCCAAGAGCTGCTCGATCTCATCCTCCTAAAGAAGGCTCTGGGGGTTAAGGTCATAGTGAGCTTCAGGGGAGCAGACCTATTTGTCAATTCGCTGTTCAACGCAGATACCTGCAAAACTCTGCTTCAGGTCTCAGACGACGTGCATTTCGTGTCCGAGGCACTGATGCTGCGGGCAAGAGAGCTTGGGCTTTCCGAGTCGCGAGGCAGAGTGATCCTTCCCGGAGTGGACCCTGCGGTTTTTGACCGTGGTTGCATACCATATCCGCCGCCCAAGGACGGGACAGGAAGTGCACTTAGACTACTCAGTGTTGGTCGATTGGATTGGGGAAAAGGATATGAATACGGTCTGAAGGCCGCATCAATCGTCGCACAGCGCGGTGTGAAATTGCGCTACGACATTGTGGGCGGCGGCACGCTCCGGGATGCGCTGCGCTATGCGGTGTGGCAAATGGGCTTGGAGGGTGCAGTGCAGTTCCATGGGGACTTGCCAAGAGACAAGATACTACCACTATTGCGTCAAACAGACATATACCTACAGTCGTCGGTGCGGGAAGGGCTCCCAAACACCGTTCTAGAGGCCCAGAGCTTCAAAGTGCCGGTAGTGTGCACAGACGCCGGAGGAACGGCCGAGGCGCTCGAGGAGGGCGTTACTGGCTTTGTCGTTCCGACGCGCGATCCCCAAGCGCTTGCGGATAGAATCTGTGAATTGGCTGGTGATGAGGACCTGCGGGTCAGAATGGGCGCCCAGGGCAGAAAGCGAGTTCTGGCGGGATTCACTCTTGAGCAACAAGCCGCGCGGTTTTTGGAGTTCTATAAAGAGGTTGCGAATAGATAA
- a CDS encoding class I SAM-dependent methyltransferase has protein sequence MKGFLKTSLQTVLGKGGYRTARSAYYAFRRWLKTRHRRAMDRLYWLRKYGLRHYSIYGHRLVPSGFPEDHAVALYDVAKSLPDISPVLVEIGSWLGKSSVVLSRAIKNKKGAVLFCIDPFNADGDPSSAAHYHDVSQKTDVPLLEQFIHNIKRYGSYKHVRALRGYSTDFSSDWNRPIDLLFIDGNHSYESVRRDFLEWSPFIKPGGYLVMHDASFDPNFRHQDPIRVAREFVLNNSEWVDHKQIRHMLIVRKAQDRSETSPVHETARL, from the coding sequence ATGAAAGGATTCCTTAAGACGAGCCTACAAACTGTTTTGGGCAAGGGGGGCTACCGGACGGCGAGGAGCGCGTATTATGCGTTCAGGAGATGGCTCAAGACGCGTCATCGGAGGGCGATGGACAGGTTGTATTGGCTCAGGAAATACGGACTCCGCCACTACTCAATCTATGGACACCGTCTCGTCCCAAGCGGGTTTCCCGAGGACCATGCCGTTGCTCTCTACGATGTGGCCAAGAGTCTGCCCGACATCAGTCCGGTTCTGGTGGAAATAGGCTCTTGGCTTGGGAAATCATCTGTTGTGCTCTCGCGCGCGATAAAGAACAAAAAGGGGGCTGTTCTCTTCTGCATAGACCCATTCAATGCGGACGGTGATCCATCGTCAGCAGCGCACTACCACGACGTGAGCCAGAAAACAGATGTCCCGCTGCTCGAGCAGTTCATCCACAATATCAAGCGATACGGCTCCTACAAACATGTGAGAGCGCTCAGGGGCTACAGCACCGATTTCTCTAGCGATTGGAATAGGCCAATAGACCTACTATTTATCGACGGCAACCATTCTTACGAGTCGGTTCGGCGCGATTTTCTCGAGTGGTCTCCCTTCATCAAGCCCGGCGGTTATTTGGTGATGCATGATGCCAGCTTCGACCCCAATTTCAGGCACCAAGACCCTATTAGGGTCGCCAGGGAATTCGTCCTGAATAACAGCGAATGGGTTGACCATAAACAGATCCGGCACATGCTCATCGTGCGGAAGGCTCAAGACCGTTCAGAAACATCCCCCGTTCATGAGACCGCGCGACTATAG